The Microbacterium luteum genome includes a region encoding these proteins:
- a CDS encoding DUF6458 family protein, translating into MSIGGGIALFVIGAILAFAVNVDVEWVNLDLIGYILMGAGFLVFLIGLVLVARRRRSDTVTRTETDPASGERVTRRSTTRDDVDGI; encoded by the coding sequence ATGAGTATCGGAGGCGGAATCGCCCTCTTCGTGATCGGCGCCATCCTCGCGTTCGCGGTGAACGTGGACGTGGAGTGGGTGAACCTCGACCTCATCGGCTACATCCTGATGGGGGCGGGCTTCCTCGTGTTCCTCATCGGTCTCGTGCTCGTCGCGCGCCGTCGTCGCAGTGACACGGTCACGCGCACCGAGACGGACCCCGCGAGCGGAGAGCGCGTCACGCGTCGCTCGACCACCCGGGATGACGTCGACGGAATCTGA
- a CDS encoding dihydrofolate reductase family protein, which yields MTRFVYTTATTLDGYLADDQHSLDWLFAVPSEGAMQGFTRFLRTIGAQVMGSSTYEWVCENEKLREHPERWRDAYGDRATWVFTARDRVGVDGADLHFVGGSVADHVPAIRASADGGDVWIIGGGDVAGQFADAGLLDEIRLSVAPITLGRGAPLLPRRLESDRLTLVDVDRAGQFVELVYSVTGAPAT from the coding sequence ATGACACGCTTCGTCTACACCACCGCCACCACCCTCGACGGGTACCTGGCCGACGATCAGCACTCCCTGGACTGGCTCTTCGCCGTGCCTTCGGAGGGGGCGATGCAAGGGTTCACCCGTTTCCTTCGCACGATCGGCGCCCAGGTGATGGGCTCCTCGACGTACGAGTGGGTGTGCGAGAACGAGAAGCTGCGCGAGCACCCCGAGCGATGGCGCGACGCCTACGGTGACCGCGCGACGTGGGTGTTCACGGCTCGCGACCGCGTCGGTGTCGACGGTGCAGATCTCCACTTCGTCGGCGGCTCCGTGGCCGACCACGTCCCCGCCATCAGAGCATCTGCCGATGGCGGGGACGTCTGGATCATCGGTGGCGGCGACGTCGCGGGACAGTTCGCCGACGCAGGACTGCTGGACGAGATCCGACTCTCCGTCGCACCGATCACCCTGGGTCGAGGCGCTCCCCTGCTCCCCCGGCGCCTCGAGTCCGACCGACTGACGCTCGTGGATGTCGACCGGGCCGGGCAGTTCGTCGAACTCGTCTACTCTGTCACCGGCGCACCTGCCACCTGA
- a CDS encoding AEC family transporter produces MLDSLTGFLVVGLAIAVGYVIARVDLLGEHARPVLARLTFFVLSPFLLFVVLAEADVRTLFSALLPVSAIAAAVAIAIHAIVARLLWRRNVGETTIGALSAGQVNSNNIGIPLSLYLLGSAAYPAPVILMQLLVLTPIAMAMMESVTAHQRSVGRILVRTVTNPLVIGSVLGTLVAVSGLELPAMAMEPARLIADACVPVLLISYGMSLFGQRVLGASGRRRDVVLATTLKLFVMPLTAWLCGQLLFGMSPHDVLIVVVLAALPTAQNVFNYSQRFGIGETISRDTVFLTTIGCVPVLFAASLLLG; encoded by the coding sequence GTGCTCGACTCACTCACCGGCTTCCTCGTCGTGGGTCTGGCCATCGCCGTCGGGTACGTCATCGCTCGGGTGGACCTGCTGGGCGAACATGCCCGTCCGGTGCTCGCACGACTCACCTTCTTCGTGCTTTCGCCGTTCCTGCTGTTCGTCGTGCTGGCCGAGGCCGACGTGCGCACGCTCTTCTCCGCCCTCCTTCCCGTCTCCGCGATAGCCGCCGCGGTCGCCATCGCCATCCATGCGATCGTGGCACGCCTGCTGTGGCGACGGAACGTCGGAGAGACGACGATCGGCGCGCTGAGCGCCGGGCAGGTCAACTCCAACAACATCGGCATCCCGCTCTCGCTGTATCTTCTCGGCAGCGCCGCATACCCCGCGCCGGTGATCCTCATGCAGCTGCTCGTGCTCACACCGATAGCGATGGCGATGATGGAATCCGTCACGGCGCACCAGCGCTCGGTCGGTCGCATCCTGGTGCGCACCGTCACGAATCCCCTCGTCATCGGATCCGTCCTCGGCACGCTGGTCGCCGTCAGCGGCCTCGAGCTGCCGGCGATGGCGATGGAGCCGGCGCGACTGATCGCCGACGCCTGCGTGCCCGTTCTCCTCATCAGCTATGGCATGTCCCTGTTCGGCCAACGGGTGCTCGGCGCCTCGGGGCGACGTCGCGACGTCGTCCTGGCGACAACACTGAAGCTCTTCGTGATGCCGCTGACGGCCTGGCTGTGCGGACAGCTGCTGTTCGGCATGTCGCCTCACGACGTGTTGATCGTCGTCGTTCTGGCAGCGCTCCCCACCGCTCAGAACGTCTTCAACTATTCCCAGCGGTTCGGCATCGGCGAGACGATCTCCCGGGACACGGTCTTCCTCACCACGATCGGCTGCGTTCCCGTCCTGTTCGCGGCCTCGCTTCTGTTGGGCTGA
- a CDS encoding MFS transporter yields MTDAARARTSDAGRRLDRLPFGRPHLKVLTGSGIGWALDAMDVGLISFIIAALAQQWDLAPGETAWIASIGFIGMAIGASIGGLLADRIGRRQVFALTLLVYGLATGASALVSGIAALLVLRFLVGLGLGAELPVASTYVSEFAPARIRGRVIVILEAFWALGWTAAALIGYLVIPLSDDGWRWAFALGAIPAAYALIVRWGLPESARWLERRGRHQEADEIVATFEAASTRPPAHRRPAPSVSPAPQATTPPKASVRALWQPDLRVRTSALWLVWFCVNFAYYGAFIWIPTLLVAQGFDLVRSFEYTLWITLAQLPGYAVAAWLIEVWGRRATLSVFLIGSAVAALLFGTASTEAMILLTGMALSFFNLGAWGALYAVTPEMYPTSLRATGAGWAAGAGRIASIVAPLSVPLLLGTGGAPVLFTVFGAVFAVAAVGTWGLVDRRGVSLDEG; encoded by the coding sequence ATGACCGACGCCGCACGGGCCCGGACCTCCGACGCCGGACGCCGCCTCGATCGTCTGCCGTTCGGCCGCCCGCATCTGAAGGTGCTCACCGGCTCCGGCATCGGGTGGGCTCTGGACGCGATGGACGTCGGATTGATCTCGTTCATCATCGCGGCGCTCGCCCAGCAGTGGGACCTCGCGCCGGGGGAGACGGCGTGGATCGCGTCGATCGGATTCATCGGCATGGCGATCGGTGCGAGCATCGGCGGGCTCCTGGCCGATCGTATCGGCCGCCGCCAGGTTTTCGCGCTGACCCTGCTGGTGTACGGGCTGGCGACCGGGGCCAGCGCCCTCGTCAGCGGAATCGCGGCCCTCCTCGTCCTGCGTTTCCTCGTCGGGCTCGGGCTCGGCGCCGAGCTGCCCGTGGCCTCGACGTATGTGAGCGAGTTCGCTCCCGCGCGCATCCGCGGCCGCGTCATCGTGATCCTCGAGGCCTTCTGGGCCCTCGGCTGGACCGCTGCGGCCCTCATCGGGTACCTCGTCATCCCGCTCTCCGACGACGGGTGGCGCTGGGCCTTCGCTCTCGGTGCGATCCCCGCCGCCTACGCCCTCATCGTGCGTTGGGGACTGCCGGAATCAGCGCGCTGGCTGGAGCGCCGCGGTCGTCACCAGGAGGCCGACGAGATCGTCGCGACGTTCGAAGCGGCCTCGACGCGCCCACCGGCGCACCGGCGGCCGGCGCCATCGGTCTCACCGGCACCGCAGGCGACCACCCCGCCGAAGGCTTCTGTGCGCGCCCTGTGGCAGCCCGATCTTCGGGTGCGCACCAGCGCGCTGTGGCTGGTGTGGTTCTGCGTGAACTTCGCCTACTACGGCGCGTTCATCTGGATCCCGACGCTCCTGGTCGCCCAGGGTTTCGACCTGGTGCGCTCCTTCGAGTACACGCTGTGGATCACCCTCGCCCAGCTTCCGGGATACGCCGTGGCGGCGTGGCTCATCGAGGTCTGGGGGCGGCGCGCGACACTGTCGGTCTTCCTCATCGGAAGCGCCGTCGCCGCGCTGCTGTTCGGCACCGCGTCGACCGAGGCGATGATCCTCCTCACCGGGATGGCGCTGTCGTTCTTCAACCTCGGCGCGTGGGGCGCGCTCTATGCGGTGACACCCGAGATGTATCCGACGTCGCTGCGGGCCACGGGCGCCGGCTGGGCGGCGGGGGCCGGGCGGATCGCATCGATCGTCGCCCCGCTGTCGGTACCCCTTCTGCTCGGCACCGGAGGCGCTCCGGTGCTGTTCACGGTCTTCGGTGCCGTCTTCGCCGTCGCCGCGGTGGGCACCTGGGGTCTCGTGGATCGCCGCGGGGTGTCGTTGGATGAGGGATGA
- a CDS encoding DUF885 domain-containing protein has translation MTTPERTPTPIDTIAEAWVDTVADLDPIVATYIGRFEHNHRFADYSPEGVAAGADAARRALADLSAAEVTDAVDAVTKEDLSRTLELELELHDAQWPLRDLNVIASPAQDIRSVFDLMPTETIEDWSTVSTRMSALPEAVAGYTQTLREGLSQGVVPARRQVAEVLGQIARYTADNGFFASFVAEAAPGDGHLPASLARDLTDNANAARVAYDRLAAFLSNELAPVAGEKDAVGRELYGLHSRRFLGATIDLDETYEWGLEELARMVAEQEAIAKEILPGGSVEDAVAFLEQDESRKLHGTDALQRWMQETSDRAVEELGRTHFDIPEPIRRLQCMIAPTREGGIYYTGPTDDFSRPGRMWWSVPEGVESFDTWRELTTVYHEGVPGHHLQIAQAVFNRATLNSWRRLLAGTSGHAEGWALYAERLMEQLGYLDDPADRLGMLDGQRMRAARVVLDIGVHLEKPRPDGNGTWDADYALDFMMRNVNMPPEFVRFEVNRYLGWPGQAPSYKVGQRIWENLRDDFATAQGGAFSITDFHKRALDVGGVGLDTLRSALV, from the coding sequence ATGACAACGCCTGAACGCACCCCCACGCCGATCGACACGATCGCGGAGGCGTGGGTCGACACGGTCGCGGACCTCGATCCGATCGTCGCGACGTACATCGGCCGCTTCGAGCACAACCATCGCTTCGCGGACTATTCGCCCGAGGGCGTCGCAGCCGGCGCCGACGCCGCTCGTCGCGCCCTGGCCGATCTGTCCGCTGCCGAGGTGACGGACGCGGTCGACGCCGTGACCAAGGAGGATCTCTCGCGAACGCTCGAGCTGGAACTCGAGCTCCACGATGCGCAGTGGCCCCTCCGCGACCTCAACGTGATCGCCTCGCCCGCACAGGACATCCGTTCCGTGTTCGACCTCATGCCTACCGAGACGATCGAGGACTGGTCGACCGTCTCCACGCGGATGTCGGCGCTGCCGGAAGCCGTCGCGGGATATACGCAGACCCTCCGCGAGGGCCTGTCGCAAGGCGTGGTACCGGCCCGGCGCCAGGTCGCCGAGGTCCTCGGCCAGATCGCGCGGTATACCGCCGACAACGGGTTCTTCGCCTCGTTCGTCGCGGAGGCCGCGCCCGGAGACGGCCATCTTCCCGCATCCCTCGCACGCGATCTGACCGACAACGCCAACGCGGCCCGCGTCGCCTACGACCGCTTGGCCGCCTTCCTCTCGAACGAGCTGGCGCCGGTCGCCGGCGAGAAGGACGCGGTGGGTCGCGAGCTCTACGGGCTCCACTCGCGACGCTTCCTCGGCGCGACGATCGACCTCGACGAGACGTACGAGTGGGGTCTGGAAGAGCTCGCGCGCATGGTCGCCGAGCAGGAGGCCATCGCGAAGGAGATCCTGCCCGGTGGCTCCGTCGAGGATGCCGTCGCCTTCCTCGAACAGGACGAGTCGCGGAAGTTGCACGGCACCGACGCCCTGCAGCGCTGGATGCAGGAGACGAGCGATCGCGCCGTCGAGGAGCTCGGCCGCACGCACTTCGACATCCCTGAGCCCATCCGACGCCTGCAGTGCATGATCGCGCCGACGAGAGAGGGCGGCATCTACTACACCGGGCCGACCGACGACTTCTCGCGGCCCGGCCGCATGTGGTGGTCGGTTCCGGAAGGCGTCGAGTCGTTCGACACGTGGCGCGAGCTCACGACGGTGTACCACGAGGGCGTTCCGGGTCATCATCTGCAGATCGCGCAGGCGGTGTTCAACCGCGCGACGCTCAACTCGTGGCGGCGGCTGCTCGCCGGCACTTCGGGGCACGCGGAAGGGTGGGCGCTGTACGCGGAGCGTCTCATGGAGCAGCTGGGCTACCTCGATGACCCTGCCGACCGGTTGGGAATGCTCGACGGGCAGCGCATGCGGGCCGCCCGCGTGGTCCTCGACATCGGCGTGCACCTGGAGAAGCCGCGACCCGACGGCAACGGCACCTGGGACGCCGATTACGCCCTCGACTTCATGATGCGCAACGTCAACATGCCGCCCGAGTTCGTGCGTTTCGAGGTGAACCGCTATCTGGGATGGCCGGGTCAGGCACCGTCCTACAAGGTCGGGCAGCGCATCTGGGAGAACCTGCGCGACGACTTTGCGACGGCGCAGGGGGGCGCGTTCTCCATCACGGACTTCCACAAGCGTGCTCTCGACGTCGGGGGAGTGGGCCTGGACACGCTCCGTTCGGCCCTCGTCTGA
- the sfnG gene encoding dimethylsulfone monooxygenase SfnG: MTDSPSLLHEPLRFAYWVPNVSGGLVVSNIEQRTSWDYEYNVRLAQTAERVGFEYALSQVRYLSSYGAAQQHESTSISLALLLATERLKVIAAVHPGLWEPAVLAKYILTADQFSHGRAAVNVVSGWFKDEYTKLGLPWLEHDERYRRSAEFIEVLRALWTEENVDFHGDFYRVNDFTLRPGPYPVEGRRHPEIFQGGNSTAARFNGGAHADWYFSNGKDFDGFTEQYDDVTRIAAEHGRTVRFGLNAFTIIRDTEAEAREQLREIIAQADGASVEGFRRSVQQAGAATADRKGMWADSSLEDLVQYNDGFRTQLFGPPEQVAERIIAYKKRGVNLFLLGFLHFQEELEEFGEKVIPIVRELEAEALRSGDPLAVSR; the protein is encoded by the coding sequence ATGACCGATTCTCCTTCTCTCCTCCATGAGCCGCTTCGGTTCGCGTACTGGGTCCCCAACGTCAGCGGGGGACTGGTCGTCTCGAACATCGAGCAGCGCACGTCGTGGGACTACGAGTACAACGTGCGACTCGCCCAGACGGCGGAGCGCGTCGGGTTCGAGTACGCCCTCAGCCAGGTGCGTTACCTGTCGAGCTACGGCGCGGCTCAGCAGCACGAGTCGACCTCGATCAGTCTTGCGCTGCTGCTCGCGACCGAGCGTCTCAAGGTCATCGCGGCCGTGCACCCGGGCCTGTGGGAGCCGGCGGTGCTCGCGAAGTACATCCTGACCGCTGACCAGTTCTCCCACGGCCGCGCAGCTGTGAATGTCGTCAGCGGCTGGTTCAAGGACGAGTACACGAAGCTCGGACTCCCGTGGCTGGAACACGACGAGCGCTATCGCCGCTCCGCCGAGTTCATCGAGGTGCTGCGCGCACTCTGGACGGAGGAGAACGTCGACTTCCACGGTGACTTCTACCGCGTGAACGACTTCACGCTGCGTCCCGGCCCGTATCCGGTCGAGGGACGCAGGCATCCGGAGATCTTCCAGGGCGGGAACTCGACGGCGGCACGGTTCAACGGCGGGGCTCACGCCGACTGGTACTTCTCCAACGGCAAGGACTTCGACGGCTTCACCGAGCAGTACGACGACGTCACGAGGATCGCCGCCGAACACGGCCGCACCGTGAGGTTCGGTCTGAACGCGTTCACGATCATCCGCGACACCGAAGCCGAGGCGCGCGAACAGCTGCGGGAGATCATCGCTCAGGCGGACGGTGCCTCCGTCGAGGGATTCCGTCGCTCCGTGCAGCAGGCGGGCGCGGCGACGGCGGACCGGAAAGGGATGTGGGCGGACTCGAGCCTCGAGGATCTGGTGCAGTACAACGACGGCTTCCGAACACAGCTGTTCGGGCCGCCCGAGCAGGTCGCCGAGCGCATCATCGCGTACAAGAAGCGCGGCGTGAACCTCTTCCTCCTCGGATTCCTGCACTTCCAGGAAGAGCTGGAGGAATTCGGCGAGAAGGTCATCCCGATCGTTCGGGAGCTCGAGGCAGAAGCGCTGCGCTCCGGCGATCCGCTCGCGGTCTCTCGCTAG
- the polA gene encoding DNA polymerase I, with translation MTDSAKPTLLVVDGHSLAYRAFYALPVDNFSTRDGQHTNGVYGFLAMLINLIKAEKPTHMAVAFDTSRQSFRTREYTEYKANRSETPPEFKGQIPLLKDCLAAMSITVLEQEDIEADDILATLATQGSAAGFDVLVCSGDRDTIQLVDDDVTLLYPNVQGVSQLKRYDREAVLERYKVPPEQYPDVAALVGETSDNLPGVPKVGEKTAVKWLTQFGTLDDILAQADTIKGVVGNNLREHIDDVRRNRSLNRLLRDVELPVVPGDLAVRPIDAQAVRDIFARLEFRTLLPRVFEAAGVDGAMAAASAPVAEAPTPSEPDAAALSEWLRATSGEVGLTVSTLGGLPRRIGLATSDEAVEVTWDDATADILLPWLSSDAPKVLCDAKAQIKALRRAGAVVDTVVFDVLIAGWLLRPSLPDKSLADLVESYLDEKLPTSDPTQLVPEEEGATPGQLSWYALRVADALRDKLPARVADVLVDIELPTLLTLADMELAGVAVSHEKLAAFSGDLGRRADAIAQEAYATIGREVNLGSPKQLQQVLFEELELPKTRKTKTGYSTDAAVLADLQESSPHPFLRLLLQHREATKLRQIVESLDAAIGDDGRIHTTYVQTGSQTGRLSSTDPNLQNIPIRTEESRLIRAAFEVGNGYETLLTADYSQIEMRIMAHLSGDEGLIEAFNTGEDLHRFVGARVFGVEPAEVSPAMRTKVKAMSYGLVYGLSAFGLSKQLRIEQSEAKELMREYFARFGAVRDYLRSSVEQARIDGYTETIFGRRRPFPDLASPNRVLRENAERAALNAPIQGSAADIMKIALLNIHAELGDADLSSRVLLQIHDELVVEVAPGEWDAVERIVTARMGDAASLTVPLDVQIGRGADWSVAGH, from the coding sequence GTGACGGACTCCGCAAAGCCTACCCTTCTGGTCGTCGACGGACATTCGCTCGCGTACCGCGCGTTCTACGCCCTCCCGGTCGACAACTTCTCCACCCGCGACGGGCAGCACACCAACGGCGTGTACGGGTTCCTCGCGATGCTGATCAACCTGATCAAGGCCGAGAAGCCGACCCATATGGCCGTCGCCTTCGACACCTCGCGGCAGTCCTTCCGCACTCGCGAGTACACCGAGTACAAGGCCAACCGATCGGAGACGCCGCCGGAGTTCAAGGGCCAGATCCCGCTGTTAAAGGACTGCCTCGCCGCCATGAGCATCACGGTGCTCGAACAGGAGGACATCGAGGCGGACGACATTCTGGCCACCCTCGCCACGCAGGGCTCCGCCGCCGGCTTCGACGTGCTGGTGTGCTCCGGCGACCGCGATACCATCCAGCTCGTCGACGACGACGTCACCCTGCTCTACCCGAACGTGCAGGGTGTGTCGCAGCTCAAGCGCTACGACCGCGAGGCGGTGCTGGAGCGCTACAAGGTGCCACCGGAGCAGTACCCCGATGTCGCGGCGCTGGTCGGTGAGACGAGCGACAATCTGCCCGGGGTTCCGAAGGTGGGGGAGAAGACCGCCGTCAAGTGGCTCACGCAGTTCGGCACGCTCGATGACATTCTCGCGCAGGCCGACACCATCAAGGGCGTCGTTGGCAACAACCTCCGTGAGCACATCGACGATGTGCGCCGAAATCGCTCGCTCAACCGCCTGCTGCGTGACGTCGAGCTTCCTGTCGTGCCCGGCGACCTGGCCGTGCGGCCGATCGATGCGCAGGCGGTGCGCGACATCTTCGCGCGTCTGGAGTTCCGAACCCTCCTGCCACGCGTCTTCGAAGCGGCCGGCGTCGACGGTGCGATGGCCGCCGCTTCGGCACCTGTCGCGGAGGCCCCGACGCCGTCGGAGCCCGATGCCGCCGCGCTCTCGGAATGGTTGCGGGCCACGTCGGGCGAGGTGGGGCTGACCGTGTCGACCCTCGGCGGGCTGCCCCGCCGCATCGGCCTCGCCACATCCGACGAGGCCGTCGAAGTGACCTGGGACGACGCGACCGCCGACATCCTGCTCCCGTGGCTCTCCTCGGATGCACCCAAGGTCCTCTGCGACGCGAAGGCGCAGATCAAGGCCCTTCGCCGAGCCGGGGCGGTCGTCGACACCGTCGTCTTCGACGTGCTCATCGCCGGCTGGCTGCTGCGCCCCAGCCTTCCCGACAAGTCGCTTGCCGACCTCGTCGAGAGTTACCTCGACGAGAAGCTCCCCACCTCGGACCCGACGCAGCTCGTGCCGGAGGAGGAGGGGGCCACCCCGGGCCAGCTCTCGTGGTACGCCCTGAGAGTCGCCGATGCTCTCCGTGACAAGCTTCCCGCGCGCGTCGCCGACGTTCTCGTCGACATCGAGCTGCCCACGCTGCTGACCCTCGCGGACATGGAGCTGGCGGGTGTCGCCGTCTCGCACGAGAAGCTGGCGGCGTTCTCCGGTGATCTCGGTAGGCGGGCCGACGCCATCGCACAGGAGGCGTACGCGACGATCGGTCGCGAGGTCAACCTGGGCTCGCCGAAGCAGCTCCAGCAGGTGCTCTTCGAGGAGCTGGAGCTGCCGAAGACGCGCAAGACCAAGACCGGCTATTCCACCGACGCGGCGGTTCTGGCGGATCTGCAGGAGTCGAGCCCGCATCCGTTCCTGCGTCTTCTGCTGCAGCACCGGGAGGCGACGAAGCTGCGGCAGATCGTCGAGTCGCTCGATGCTGCCATCGGAGACGACGGCCGCATCCACACGACGTACGTGCAGACCGGCAGCCAGACCGGTCGACTCTCGAGCACGGACCCGAACCTGCAGAACATCCCCATCCGCACCGAGGAGAGCCGGCTCATCCGCGCGGCCTTCGAGGTCGGGAACGGGTACGAGACTCTCCTGACCGCTGACTACTCGCAGATCGAGATGCGCATCATGGCGCACCTCTCGGGCGATGAGGGTCTGATCGAGGCGTTCAACACCGGCGAGGACCTGCACCGCTTCGTCGGTGCGCGGGTGTTCGGCGTCGAACCTGCCGAGGTCAGCCCCGCCATGCGCACGAAGGTCAAAGCGATGTCGTACGGACTGGTCTACGGCCTCTCGGCGTTCGGTCTGTCGAAGCAGCTGCGGATCGAGCAGTCCGAGGCGAAGGAACTCATGCGAGAGTACTTCGCCCGTTTCGGTGCCGTGCGTGACTACCTGCGGTCATCGGTCGAGCAGGCTCGCATCGACGGATACACCGAGACGATCTTCGGTCGTCGTCGTCCCTTCCCCGATCTCGCCAGCCCGAATCGCGTGCTGCGCGAGAACGCCGAGCGCGCAGCGCTCAACGCCCCCATCCAGGGAAGTGCGGCAGACATCATGAAGATCGCGCTGCTGAACATCCACGCGGAACTCGGTGATGCCGATCTGTCGTCGCGCGTGCTGCTGCAGATCCACGACGAACTCGTGGTCGAGGTCGCCCCGGGCGAATGGGACGCCGTCGAGCGGATCGTCACGGCTCGCATGGGCGATGCCGCGAGCCTCACCGTTCCGCTGGACGTGCAGATCGGTCGCGGCGCGGACTGGAGTGTGGCCGGACACTGA
- a CDS encoding SGNH/GDSL hydrolase family protein has product MRDDTRGDSVRYVAIGDSFTEGVGDELPDGSVRGWADLVARGWADGTGRTIEYANLAIRGKLIWPIVDEQLERALALRPTHVSFNGGGNDMLRPRIPLSRVVDAFSRVLQRCDEEGVTLILLSGANPSAQLPLSRLIQSRGDALSRQVVARVEGRNDVVRALNWPDRELSTPGYWAQDRLHMNARGHHRVAARVLHALGVEAPGEWWSLPALELPRLGAGRYTRDHLGPWVRRRLTGTSSGDGRAAKHPSFITIVPAATAEP; this is encoded by the coding sequence ATGAGGGATGACACCCGGGGCGACTCGGTGAGGTACGTCGCGATCGGCGACTCGTTCACCGAGGGTGTGGGCGACGAGCTTCCGGACGGTTCGGTCCGCGGATGGGCCGATCTCGTCGCGAGAGGATGGGCGGACGGGACGGGCCGGACCATCGAGTACGCCAATCTCGCCATCCGCGGCAAGCTCATCTGGCCGATCGTCGATGAGCAGCTGGAGCGCGCGCTCGCACTGAGACCGACCCACGTGTCCTTCAACGGCGGCGGCAACGACATGCTGCGCCCGCGCATCCCGCTGTCGCGTGTCGTCGATGCTTTCAGCCGCGTCCTTCAGCGGTGTGACGAAGAGGGCGTGACGCTCATCCTCCTATCCGGCGCGAATCCTTCCGCGCAGCTTCCGCTGTCGCGCCTCATTCAGTCGCGTGGCGATGCCCTCTCGCGCCAGGTGGTGGCGCGGGTCGAAGGCCGGAACGACGTGGTGCGCGCGCTCAACTGGCCGGATCGCGAGCTCTCGACACCGGGCTATTGGGCTCAGGATCGACTTCACATGAATGCCCGCGGGCATCACCGGGTCGCAGCGCGAGTGCTGCATGCGCTGGGAGTCGAGGCGCCGGGGGAGTGGTGGTCGCTGCCGGCCCTCGAGCTGCCAAGGCTGGGAGCCGGCAGATACACCCGCGACCACCTGGGGCCGTGGGTTCGCCGGCGTCTGACGGGGACCTCGTCCGGTGACGGCCGGGCGGCGAAACATCCGTCATTCATCACGATCGTGCCGGCCGCGACCGCAGAACCGTAG
- a CDS encoding LLM class flavin-dependent oxidoreductase, with translation MHVNTSDLSGVHLGLDTFGDITVDSDDRPLTAAQTIRNVVDQAVLADEVGLSFFGVGEHHRPDFAVSSPEIVLAAAAARTRDIHLGTAVTVLSSDDPVRVYERFATLDAVSGGRAEVILGRGSFIESFPLFGYELSDYEVLFEEKLELFSRLRDERPVTWQGSTRAPLVEADVHPKTESGRLTAWVGVGGSPESVVRAARHGYGLMLAIIGGPAGRFRPFADLYRRSLDQLGRPQLPIGVHSPGHVAETDEQAWEEAYAGFQAMHDTIGRERGWPPYSRLAFQRDVGPEGSTYSGSPETVARKIAETVRTLGVDRFDMKFSTGTLSHDKLLKSIELYGTRVAPRVRELLAS, from the coding sequence ATGCATGTGAATACAAGCGATCTGTCCGGCGTCCACCTCGGCCTCGACACCTTCGGAGACATCACCGTCGATTCCGACGATCGTCCCTTGACCGCTGCACAGACGATCCGCAACGTGGTCGACCAGGCCGTCCTCGCCGACGAGGTGGGCCTGTCGTTCTTCGGTGTCGGGGAGCACCATCGCCCCGATTTCGCCGTCTCGAGTCCGGAGATCGTGCTCGCCGCCGCTGCGGCTCGCACCCGCGACATCCATCTCGGCACCGCGGTGACCGTGCTGTCGTCCGATGATCCGGTGCGGGTCTACGAGCGGTTCGCCACCCTGGATGCCGTGTCGGGCGGTCGAGCGGAGGTGATCCTCGGGCGCGGCTCGTTCATCGAGTCCTTCCCGCTGTTCGGCTATGAGCTGAGCGACTACGAGGTGCTGTTCGAGGAGAAGCTGGAGCTCTTCTCACGTCTGCGCGACGAACGTCCCGTCACGTGGCAGGGGAGCACGCGCGCACCGCTCGTCGAGGCGGATGTGCATCCGAAGACCGAATCGGGACGTCTGACCGCGTGGGTCGGCGTCGGCGGCTCGCCCGAATCCGTGGTGCGCGCCGCGCGCCACGGTTACGGACTGATGCTCGCGATCATCGGCGGTCCTGCCGGCAGGTTCCGCCCCTTCGCCGATCTCTACCGCCGCTCACTCGATCAGCTGGGCCGTCCGCAGCTCCCCATCGGCGTGCACTCGCCCGGCCACGTGGCCGAGACCGACGAGCAGGCGTGGGAAGAGGCCTACGCCGGCTTCCAGGCGATGCACGACACCATCGGCCGAGAGCGCGGATGGCCGCCCTACAGCAGACTCGCCTTCCAGCGCGACGTCGGCCCGGAGGGATCGACCTACTCGGGCTCTCCCGAGACGGTCGCCCGCAAGATCGCCGAGACCGTGCGCACGCTCGGGGTGGATCGGTTCGACATGAAGTTCTCCACCGGAACGCTCTCGCACGACAAGCTCTTGAAGAGCATCGAGCTCTATGGCACCCGCGTCGCACCGCGCGTGCGGGAACTGCTCGCGTCGTGA